In Candidatus Cloacimonadota bacterium, the genomic window TTAAATATTCTTTTGCAGCTGATAGAAATTCTTTAGCTTTTTTGAGCATTGAGAGTGCTTCTTCTTTGGTTACCTTTGAAACCGGGAAATAGTCACTTTCACTTCTTGCAGAAAATGCATCCAATAGATATCTATAGTATTACAAATAATCCGCCAGCTGGCGGATTGTTTTTTTGGGCAAAAAATTTAACCGCAAAGTTCGCAGGATGGGCGCAAAGGACACAAAGATAATAAATAACTCAGTGAACTCTGCGTCTTCTTTGCGTTCTCTGCGGTTTACCGTGCTATGAAATTTAGTATCCATCAAATTCATTTTGGCTATATGTTCACCAAAAGCTGCGATTAAAGCATGATGTGAAGACCTTTGTATGTTAA contains:
- a CDS encoding HEPN domain-containing protein translates to MTNEIRQHIERSEHFIKVAEDLSKLKYWDNVISRTYYAMFHAVTAVLLNINIQRSSHHALIAAFGEHIAKMNLMDTKFHSTVNRRERKEDAEFTELFIIFVSFAPILRTLRLNFLPKKTIRQLADYL